From a region of the Methanobrevibacter olleyae genome:
- a CDS encoding acetyl-CoA carboxylase biotin carboxylase subunit has translation MFEKVLIANRGEIAIRIMRACRELDMKSVAVYSDADKTSLYTNYADENVPLGNPSPSQSYLNIEKIINAAIETGADAIHPGYGFLAENPELGVQCEKNGIKLIGPRGDAIEQMGDKITSKRLMKKAGVPVIEGTEKGVQDFEEAKEIAEAIGYPVIIKASAGGGGIGMRAVYEEDELVRALEATQSVALKNFGDSTVFIEKYLERPRHIEFQVLADENGNTIHVGDRECSIQRRHQKLLEEAPSPIMTEELRERMGESAVKAAEYIKYNSAGTVEFLYDNGEYYFLEMNTRIQVEHPITEIVTNTDLIKEQIKIACGEDLEYQQKDIQVSGHAIECRINAENPLANFAPNPGKITGYRSPGGPGVRLDSGVYMNYTIPTFYDSMISKLVTSGRTRKDAVNRMKRALSEYIILGVKTTIPFHKAILRNESFLAGDLHTHFVDEHKKWIDEEMEKVILEDLERVNRMKSTFMPGKKIAAISAAVGTYFNSAQAQKLKK, from the coding sequence ATGTTTGAAAAAGTACTGATTGCAAATAGAGGAGAGATTGCTATACGTATTATGCGTGCATGTCGTGAATTAGACATGAAAAGTGTAGCAGTATATTCAGATGCTGATAAAACTTCTCTTTATACTAATTACGCAGATGAAAATGTTCCTTTAGGAAATCCTTCTCCAAGCCAATCTTATTTAAACATTGAAAAAATCATAAATGCAGCAATTGAAACTGGTGCAGATGCAATTCACCCAGGATATGGATTTTTAGCTGAAAATCCAGAGCTTGGTGTTCAATGTGAAAAAAATGGAATTAAATTAATTGGACCTCGTGGAGATGCTATTGAACAAATGGGGGACAAAATTACCTCCAAAAGATTAATGAAAAAAGCAGGGGTTCCAGTAATTGAAGGAACTGAAAAAGGAGTTCAAGATTTTGAAGAAGCAAAAGAAATTGCCGAAGCCATTGGATACCCTGTAATCATTAAAGCATCAGCAGGAGGAGGAGGAATCGGTATGCGTGCAGTTTATGAGGAAGATGAACTTGTACGTGCACTTGAAGCAACACAATCTGTAGCTCTGAAAAACTTTGGAGACTCAACCGTATTTATTGAAAAATACTTAGAAAGACCTAGACATATTGAATTCCAGGTCTTAGCAGATGAAAATGGAAATACAATCCATGTAGGTGATAGGGAATGTTCTATCCAAAGAAGACATCAAAAATTGTTAGAAGAAGCTCCTTCACCAATTATGACTGAAGAATTAAGAGAAAGAATGGGTGAAAGTGCAGTGAAAGCTGCAGAATACATTAAATACAACAGTGCAGGAACTGTTGAATTCTTATACGACAATGGAGAATATTACTTCCTTGAAATGAACACACGTATTCAGGTAGAACACCCAATTACTGAAATCGTTACCAACACTGATTTAATCAAAGAACAAATTAAAATAGCTTGTGGTGAAGACTTAGAATATCAACAGAAAGATATTCAAGTAAGTGGACATGCTATTGAATGTCGTATTAATGCCGAAAACCCATTAGCTAACTTTGCACCAAACCCTGGTAAAATCACAGGTTACAGATCCCCAGGTGGACCAGGTGTACGTTTAGACAGCGGAGTTTATATGAATTATACTATTCCAACTTTCTATGACTCTATGATTTCTAAATTAGTAACTAGTGGCCGTACAAGAAAGGATGCTGTTAATAGAATGAAAAGAGCATTAAGTGAATATATTATCTTAGGTGTAAAAACTACAATTCCATTCCATAAAGCAATCCTAAGAAATGAATCTTTCCTTGCAGGTGATTTACACACTCACTTTGTAGATGAACATAAAAAATGGATCGATGAAGAAATGGAAAAAGTAATTTTAGAAGATTTAGAAAGAGTGAATCGTATGAAATCTACTTTTATGCCTGGAAAAAAAATAGCTGCAATATCTGCAGCTGTTGGAACTTATTTCAACAGTGCACAAGCACAAAAGCTTAAAAAATAG
- a CDS encoding 50S ribosomal protein L2: MGKRLIHQRRGRGTPAHRVASHRFKDKIQYRTYDDLEKEGSLKGKVVDIIHDPARTAPIALVKFENGEKRHILAPESIQIDDDIECGISAPISFGNTLPLAEIPEGTPIYNIENRPGDGGRFVRSSGTYASLITHDASQAVVELPSGELKSFNPKCRASIGVVAGGGRKEKPYLKAGVRWHAYKAKGKKFMTVRGVAMNAVDHPHGGGNRQHPGRPTTISRHAPPGRKVGSIAAKRTGKRR, encoded by the coding sequence ATGGGAAAACGATTAATACACCAACGTAGAGGAAGAGGAACTCCTGCTCATCGTGTTGCTTCTCACAGATTTAAAGATAAAATCCAATACAGAACATACGATGACTTAGAAAAGGAAGGCAGTTTAAAAGGTAAAGTTGTAGACATTATTCATGACCCTGCAAGAACTGCTCCTATTGCTTTAGTTAAATTCGAAAATGGTGAAAAAAGACATATTTTAGCTCCAGAAAGCATTCAGATTGATGATGATATTGAATGTGGTATTTCAGCACCAATCAGCTTTGGTAACACTTTACCATTAGCTGAAATCCCTGAAGGTACTCCTATTTATAATATTGAAAACAGACCAGGAGACGGTGGTCGTTTCGTAAGATCTTCTGGAACTTATGCTTCTTTAATTACTCATGATGCAAGTCAAGCTGTTGTAGAATTACCATCTGGTGAATTAAAATCTTTCAACCCTAAATGCCGTGCAAGTATCGGTGTTGTTGCAGGTGGAGGAAGAAAAGAGAAGCCTTACCTCAAAGCAGGTGTCAGATGGCATGCTTATAAAGCTAAAGGTAAGAAATTTATGACTGTTAGAGGAGTAGCAATGAACGCTGTTGACCATCCTCACGGAGGAGGTAACAGACAACACCCAGGTCGTCCTACCACTATTTCAAGACATGCACCACCTGGAAGAAAAGTCGGTTCAATTGCAGCTAAACGTACTGGAAAAAGAAGATAA
- a CDS encoding 50S ribosomal protein L22, giving the protein MAKNKYAYNNKDADESKTARAMARSLKISPKHCVEICSAIRGMDVAKAKTYLNDVIKMKKAVPFKRHNRDVGHRKGMKGWAAGRYPVKASKAILNVIENAEANAEYKGMDVENLKIEHISSHRGMVIRGARPRAFGRVTPFNTPTTHIQIVLVEA; this is encoded by the coding sequence ATGGCAAAAAATAAATATGCTTATAATAATAAAGATGCTGATGAATCTAAAACAGCACGTGCTATGGCAAGATCCCTTAAAATTTCTCCAAAACATTGTGTTGAAATTTGTAGTGCAATTAGAGGCATGGATGTTGCTAAAGCAAAAACATACTTAAATGATGTAATCAAAATGAAAAAAGCTGTTCCTTTCAAAAGACACAACAGAGATGTTGGTCATAGAAAAGGTATGAAAGGATGGGCTGCTGGAAGATACCCTGTAAAAGCTTCTAAAGCAATTTTAAATGTTATTGAAAATGCAGAAGCAAATGCTGAGTACAAAGGTATGGATGTAGAGAACCTTAAAATTGAACATATCTCTTCTCACAGAGGTATGGTTATTAGAGGAGCTAGGCCAAGAGCATTTGGTAGAGTAACTCCATTCAATACTCCAACTACCCATATTCAAATAGTTTTAGTGGAGGCTTAA
- a CDS encoding 50S ribosomal protein L23 translates to MDPYKIIVKPHVTEKTMNLIDQNNELAFVVRRTSTKAQIKKAFEQLYDQEVDRVNTHITPKGLKLAYIKLVEEGEAEDVAVKMGVF, encoded by the coding sequence ATGGATCCTTACAAGATTATTGTTAAACCTCATGTTACTGAGAAAACTATGAATTTAATTGACCAAAACAACGAACTTGCTTTTGTTGTTAGAAGAACATCTACAAAAGCTCAGATTAAAAAGGCTTTTGAACAGTTATATGACCAAGAAGTTGATAGAGTAAATACCCATATCACTCCAAAAGGTTTAAAATTAGCTTATATCAAACTCGTAGAGGAAGGGGAAGCTGAAGATGTAGCTGTTAAAATGGGAGTATTCTAA
- a CDS encoding 30S ribosomal protein S19 — protein sequence MARKIFKYRGYTIEELKEMSLEEFIELLPARQRRSLKRGFLPRQQSVLDKMRKLQKQDKKGGKPVVVRTHCRDMVVIPEMVGTTFAIYNGRDFVEVTFTPEMLGCFFGEFAPTRQRVQHGDPGMGATRSSMFVPLK from the coding sequence TTGGCTAGAAAAATATTTAAATACAGAGGATATACTATTGAAGAGTTAAAAGAAATGTCCTTAGAAGAATTTATTGAACTTTTACCAGCAAGACAAAGAAGATCCTTAAAAAGAGGATTCTTACCAAGACAACAGTCTGTGTTGGATAAAATGAGAAAATTACAAAAACAAGATAAAAAAGGTGGAAAACCAGTAGTAGTTAGAACTCATTGTAGAGATATGGTAGTTATTCCTGAAATGGTAGGTACTACTTTTGCTATCTATAATGGTAGAGACTTCGTTGAAGTAACTTTCACTCCTGAAATGTTAGGTTGCTTCTTTGGTGAATTTGCACCAACTAGACAAAGAGTTCAACATGGTGACCCAGGTATGGGAGCTACTAGATCATCTATGTTTGTACCACTTAAATAA
- a CDS encoding biotin--[acetyl-CoA-carboxylase] ligase, protein MKKEMIKLLLSHNVISEEDAEKLDSINDENIEKSIKELGFGKTEHITKEKITKNLETEVMGKEILCFRKVFSTNSIAKFLANHSAEEGTVLISEIQTKAKGRLGKKWESPEGGVWMSLILRPKVPPAKIGLITLATGVAIAKSIKSLGVDAKIKWPNDVLIHGDKISGVLTEVNATFNDIDWVVVGVGIDSNLKLEDFSEDIRIGTTTLTEELPTKVDENELISIFLNEFEEIYNLYKDGKTETILKDWRDLSDTIGKYVNITQTGGKVTQGYVVGINNEGNLIIERQDGTLEKIISGELRTVE, encoded by the coding sequence ATGAAAAAAGAAATGATAAAACTCTTACTTAGTCATAATGTAATTTCTGAAGAAGATGCTGAGAAATTAGACTCTATCAATGATGAAAATATTGAAAAATCTATTAAAGAATTAGGATTTGGAAAAACTGAGCATATTACCAAAGAAAAAATTACTAAAAACTTAGAAACTGAAGTTATGGGTAAAGAAATTCTTTGTTTTAGAAAAGTATTTTCTACTAATTCTATAGCTAAATTCTTAGCAAATCATAGTGCTGAAGAAGGTACTGTATTAATCTCTGAAATTCAAACAAAGGCTAAAGGCAGATTAGGTAAAAAGTGGGAATCTCCAGAAGGTGGAGTTTGGATGTCTCTTATTTTAAGGCCAAAAGTTCCTCCTGCAAAAATCGGTTTAATCACATTAGCAACTGGTGTGGCAATAGCTAAATCTATTAAATCTTTAGGTGTTGATGCTAAAATTAAATGGCCGAATGATGTTTTAATCCACGGCGATAAAATATCCGGAGTTTTAACTGAAGTTAATGCTACATTTAATGATATTGACTGGGTAGTAGTAGGTGTTGGAATTGACAGTAATCTTAAATTAGAAGATTTCTCTGAAGATATTAGAATAGGAACCACTACCCTTACTGAAGAATTACCAACTAAAGTTGATGAAAATGAGCTTATTAGTATATTTTTAAATGAATTTGAGGAAATTTATAACTTATATAAAGATGGTAAAACCGAAACTATTTTAAAAGATTGGAGAGACCTTTCAGATACCATTGGTAAATATGTGAACATTACCCAAACTGGTGGAAAAGTTACCCAAGGCTATGTTGTTGGAATCAATAATGAAGGTAATTTAATCATTGAGCGACAAGATGGTACATTAGAAAAAATAATTTCTGGTGAACTTAGAACAGTAGAATAA
- a CDS encoding FumA C-terminus/TtdB family hydratase beta subunit: MIELNTPISDDDINQLKAGDVITISGQILTARDQAHKRILEEGAPCDIKGAVLFHAGPIIKEEKGINEDSNSISEPKYKMVAVGPTTSMRMNPYEADVLDMGAKIIIGKGGMDDSVREALKRNNAVYVVATGGCAALYVDKVNEIKGVKWLDLGMPEAIWDLDVDSFGPLIVAMDSEGKSLYD; encoded by the coding sequence ATGATAGAATTAAATACACCTATTAGTGATGATGATATTAATCAATTAAAAGCTGGAGATGTTATTACAATCTCTGGCCAGATTTTAACTGCAAGAGACCAAGCACATAAAAGAATATTAGAAGAAGGTGCTCCTTGTGATATTAAAGGAGCAGTTTTATTCCATGCAGGACCTATTATTAAAGAGGAAAAAGGAATCAATGAAGATTCCAATTCTATTTCTGAACCTAAATATAAAATGGTTGCTGTAGGCCCAACCACTTCTATGAGGATGAATCCTTATGAGGCGGATGTTTTAGATATGGGTGCTAAGATTATAATTGGCAAAGGCGGAATGGATGATTCTGTTAGAGAAGCTTTAAAAAGAAATAATGCAGTTTATGTTGTAGCAACTGGTGGCTGTGCAGCATTATATGTTGATAAAGTTAATGAAATTAAAGGAGTAAAGTGGTTAGATCTCGGAATGCCTGAAGCTATTTGGGATTTGGATGTTGATTCTTTCGGTCCTTTGATTGTAGCAATGGACAGTGAAGGAAAGAGCCTTTATGACTAA
- a CDS encoding putative RNA uridine N3 methyltransferase, with protein MQNNKVSVFIPNSFLAETKDLKLKTSKVGLIGRALALFKVDEVVVYKDLSIPDSEQTEDGDFIAEILSYMDTPQYLRKKAIPIKSELRHVGILAPLRVPHHPVAEAELGDYRQGFTVKRNKKGTFVDIGMDKLAFCKEQLTVNKIFSFKITKFAKEVIVTPDEPDDIYWGFKTLSTNKGLKNSLKLVNPDFVVLATKYADTIDTIFNELKSKVESSNHIAIVFGGPYSSISENLESSKWETIKLNTIPNQGTETVRTEEAVISTLAIFNIL; from the coding sequence ATGCAAAATAATAAAGTATCAGTCTTTATACCGAATTCATTCTTAGCAGAAACTAAAGACTTAAAATTAAAAACTTCAAAAGTCGGTTTAATTGGCAGAGCTTTAGCTTTGTTTAAAGTTGATGAAGTCGTAGTTTATAAAGATCTTTCAATTCCAGATAGTGAACAGACTGAGGATGGAGATTTCATAGCTGAAATCCTTTCTTATATGGACACTCCACAATATCTTAGAAAAAAGGCAATTCCTATTAAGAGTGAACTAAGACATGTTGGAATATTGGCTCCTTTAAGAGTGCCTCATCATCCTGTTGCTGAAGCTGAATTAGGTGATTACAGACAGGGATTCACTGTTAAAAGGAATAAGAAAGGTACCTTTGTAGATATAGGTATGGATAAATTAGCATTTTGCAAAGAGCAACTTACAGTAAATAAGATATTTTCATTTAAAATTACTAAGTTTGCTAAAGAGGTAATAGTCACACCTGATGAACCAGATGACATTTACTGGGGATTTAAGACATTATCTACAAATAAAGGTCTTAAAAATAGCTTAAAATTAGTTAATCCCGACTTTGTTGTTCTAGCAACAAAGTATGCAGATACAATCGATACTATTTTTAATGAATTGAAATCTAAAGTAGAAAGTTCAAATCATATAGCTATCGTGTTCGGTGGTCCATATTCTTCAATTAGTGAAAATTTGGAAAGTTCTAAATGGGAAACTATAAAGTTAAATACAATTCCAAATCAAGGAACTGAAACCGTAAGGACTGAAGAAGCTGTAATTTCAACTTTGGCTATTTTCAATATACTTTAA
- the rpl3p gene encoding 50S ribosomal protein L3: MVRHHQPRKGSVAFSPRKRVAKETPRIKAWPSNEEPKLLGLAGYKAGMTHAMVVDTDKNSPSNGMTVFTPVTVLEVPPLVIMGIRSYEKTAHGLKAITEVIADNLDEELSRKITLPKDYDKSEAIAKIQDALVKTEDVRVLVHTNPKMASVPKKKPEIFECALGGSSAEEKLNYALDLLGKEVRASDIFNEGQYVDAIATTKGKGVQGVVKRWNIRIQYGKAMRSGKGRHVGSIGPWSPERTMWTVAQAGQMGYHKRTEFNKKVLKIGDVSEVDAVNPDGGFIRYGLVKNDYVLVKGSVPGPTKRLVILRQAIRPKKADEAAPQIEFISTASKQGA, encoded by the coding sequence ATGGTAAGACATCACCAACCAAGAAAAGGTTCTGTGGCATTTAGCCCTCGTAAAAGAGTAGCTAAAGAAACTCCAAGAATCAAAGCTTGGCCAAGTAATGAAGAACCAAAACTTTTAGGTCTTGCAGGTTACAAAGCAGGTATGACTCATGCTATGGTTGTAGATACAGATAAAAACTCTCCATCTAATGGTATGACTGTTTTCACTCCTGTAACTGTTTTGGAAGTACCGCCCCTTGTAATAATGGGTATTAGATCATACGAAAAAACTGCTCATGGACTTAAAGCTATCACCGAAGTTATTGCAGATAATTTGGATGAAGAGCTCTCTAGGAAAATTACTCTTCCTAAAGATTATGATAAATCTGAAGCTATTGCAAAAATACAAGATGCTTTAGTAAAAACTGAAGATGTTAGAGTTTTAGTGCACACTAACCCTAAAATGGCTAGTGTACCTAAGAAAAAACCTGAAATCTTTGAATGTGCATTAGGTGGAAGTTCTGCTGAAGAAAAATTAAATTATGCACTTGATTTATTAGGTAAAGAAGTTAGAGCAAGCGATATTTTTAATGAAGGACAATATGTTGATGCTATTGCAACTACCAAAGGAAAAGGAGTCCAAGGGGTTGTAAAAAGATGGAATATTAGAATTCAATATGGTAAAGCTATGAGAAGTGGAAAAGGAAGACACGTAGGTTCCATTGGTCCTTGGTCTCCTGAGAGAACTATGTGGACTGTTGCACAAGCAGGTCAAATGGGATACCACAAAAGAACTGAATTTAATAAAAAAGTCCTGAAAATAGGAGATGTATCTGAAGTGGATGCAGTTAACCCTGATGGAGGATTTATTAGATACGGTTTAGTTAAAAATGACTATGTATTAGTTAAAGGTTCTGTCCCTGGTCCTACTAAAAGATTAGTAATTCTTAGACAAGCTATTAGACCTAAGAAAGCTGATGAAGCAGCTCCTCAAATTGAATTTATAAGCACTGCTTCTAAACAAGGTGCATAG
- a CDS encoding TIGR03576 family pyridoxal phosphate-dependent enzyme — protein sequence MIVNSSLDEVKKRESALKIIKEIINNEGRDSLYDVTGLSGGFIASDEELNLLETYVGPAIFEDELQIVGKEHLGGEKVLAVNRTSSGILASILALVKKGEHVSHFLAEFPAHPSIPRSCEIVGASYDEFVEIDKFTIPENSSLVVITGSTMDHKVIDEDLFKEVIDMAHEKDVPVLVDDASGARLRTAVFKQNKATELGADLVVTSTDKLMPGPRGGLMAGREDLINEVKIKANQFGLEAQPPLILAMVNAIKNYTEDNLVKAISRKEEFFNLLSKKYEMFEKTPTGVNVSELSLKKQLKKLDIKTELSDKDCCFLWAMILLKDYGIITIPAVGMPGASVSIRFDLSTQDVIDMNLNQLYEKIDSSFEKLLILSQDIEKSKELIFY from the coding sequence ATGATTGTCAATAGTTCATTAGATGAAGTTAAAAAAAGAGAATCTGCTCTTAAAATTATAAAAGAAATTATTAATAATGAAGGTAGGGATTCTTTATACGATGTTACTGGCCTTTCTGGTGGTTTTATAGCAAGCGATGAAGAATTGAATCTCTTAGAAACTTATGTTGGTCCAGCTATTTTTGAAGATGAGCTTCAAATTGTAGGAAAAGAACATCTTGGGGGAGAAAAGGTTTTAGCAGTCAATAGGACAAGCTCTGGAATCTTAGCAAGTATTTTAGCTTTAGTAAAAAAGGGAGAGCATGTTAGTCATTTTTTAGCTGAGTTTCCTGCACACCCTTCTATTCCAAGGTCTTGTGAGATAGTTGGAGCAAGTTATGATGAATTTGTTGAGATTGATAAATTCACTATTCCTGAGAACAGTTCTTTAGTTGTCATAACAGGTTCTACAATGGATCATAAGGTTATTGATGAAGATTTATTTAAAGAAGTTATTGATATGGCACATGAAAAGGATGTTCCTGTTTTAGTTGATGATGCTTCAGGTGCAAGGCTTAGAACTGCAGTATTTAAGCAAAATAAAGCTACAGAACTTGGAGCAGACTTAGTAGTAACTAGTACAGATAAATTAATGCCTGGTCCTAGAGGGGGATTGATGGCAGGTAGGGAAGATTTAATTAATGAAGTAAAGATTAAAGCTAATCAATTTGGCCTTGAAGCTCAGCCTCCATTAATTTTAGCTATGGTTAATGCTATAAAGAATTATACTGAGGATAATTTGGTTAAAGCTATTTCTAGAAAGGAAGAATTTTTTAATCTATTAAGTAAAAAATATGAAATGTTTGAAAAAACACCAACTGGTGTTAATGTAAGTGAATTGTCACTTAAAAAACAATTGAAGAAATTAGATATTAAGACAGAGCTTTCAGATAAAGATTGTTGTTTCTTATGGGCTATGATTCTGTTAAAGGATTATGGTATTATTACAATACCTGCAGTAGGTATGCCTGGAGCATCTGTTTCAATCCGCTTTGACTTATCTACACAAGATGTAATAGATATGAATCTTAATCAATTGTATGAAAAAATAGATTCTTCCTTTGAAAAATTATTAATTTTATCTCAGGATATAGAGAAATCAAAAGAATTAATATTTTATTAA
- a CDS encoding METTL5 family protein — protein MKISKKKHLEMVLEKVPKHPNPKVDLEQYSTPATIAADLIWNAYSLGDIEDRNILDLGCGTGIFSIASSLMGAKFSLGLDIDEESISLAKITQNTIFDEGDIDIANTNFIVGDINSFNSIADLLNENSFDKINGLMSPLSKFDTLIQNPPFGSQEKARRHADRKFMEFAINSANVIYSFHMKNTEEFVIDYYRDLGAEISHKLVYKFPIPKIYDFHTEDSRDVEVLVLRVENF, from the coding sequence ATGAAAATTTCAAAAAAGAAACATCTTGAAATGGTGCTGGAAAAGGTTCCTAAGCATCCTAATCCTAAGGTTGACTTAGAACAATATTCTACTCCTGCAACTATTGCTGCAGATTTAATATGGAATGCATATAGTTTAGGAGATATTGAAGATAGGAATATTTTAGATCTTGGCTGCGGTACAGGTATTTTTTCAATTGCATCTTCATTGATGGGTGCTAAATTTTCATTAGGTCTTGATATTGATGAGGAATCTATAAGTTTAGCAAAAATCACTCAAAATACTATATTTGATGAAGGTGATATAGATATTGCTAATACAAATTTCATAGTTGGAGATATCAATTCATTTAATTCAATAGCTGATTTATTAAATGAAAATAGTTTTGATAAAATTAATGGTCTTATGTCTCCATTATCAAAATTTGATACTTTGATTCAAAATCCGCCCTTCGGATCTCAAGAGAAAGCTAGAAGACATGCTGATAGAAAATTTATGGAATTTGCAATTAATAGTGCTAATGTCATTTATTCTTTTCATATGAAAAATACTGAGGAATTTGTAATTGATTATTATAGAGATTTAGGTGCAGAGATAAGTCATAAGTTAGTTTACAAATTTCCAATTCCCAAGATTTATGATTTTCACACAGAAGATTCCCGTGATGTAGAAGTTCTAGTCTTAAGAGTGGAAAATTTTTAA
- the rpl4p gene encoding 50S ribosomal protein L4: protein MKVNVYSIQGEVKEEIELPAIFNEEYRPDLIKRAVLSAQSARIQPWGNDPMAGKRTSAESWGSGRGVAMVPRIKSGSRAAFIPQAIGGRKAHPVRAEKNHHEKINNKERKFAIRSAIAATTDADLVEGRGHKTENLDQLPLIVDDELAAVKKASEAREIFKALGVYDDIIKAKNSKHIRAGRGKTRGRKYKSSKGPLVVVAEDKGIGLGARNHAGVEVVTAENLNAELLAPGTHAGRLTIFTKSAVEKLGGLFQ, encoded by the coding sequence ATGAAAGTTAATGTTTATTCAATTCAAGGGGAAGTAAAAGAAGAAATTGAACTTCCTGCTATTTTTAATGAAGAATACAGACCTGACCTTATTAAAAGGGCGGTTCTTTCTGCTCAATCTGCTAGAATCCAACCTTGGGGTAATGACCCTATGGCAGGTAAAAGAACTTCTGCTGAATCTTGGGGATCTGGTAGAGGTGTAGCTATGGTACCTAGAATTAAAAGTGGTTCCAGAGCGGCATTCATACCACAAGCTATCGGTGGAAGAAAAGCTCATCCTGTAAGAGCTGAGAAAAATCATCATGAAAAAATCAACAACAAAGAAAGAAAATTTGCAATCAGATCTGCTATTGCAGCAACTACTGATGCAGATTTAGTTGAAGGTAGAGGACACAAAACTGAAAATCTAGATCAGTTACCATTAATCGTTGATGATGAATTAGCTGCTGTTAAAAAGGCAAGTGAAGCTCGTGAAATCTTTAAGGCATTAGGTGTTTACGATGATATTATTAAAGCTAAAAATAGTAAACATATAAGAGCAGGTAGAGGAAAAACAAGAGGACGTAAATACAAATCTAGCAAAGGGCCTTTAGTTGTTGTAGCTGAAGATAAAGGTATTGGTTTAGGTGCAAGAAACCATGCTGGTGTTGAAGTTGTAACTGCTGAAAACTTAAATGCTGAATTATTAGCACCTGGTACTCATGCTGGTAGGTTAACTATTTTCACTAAGTCCGCTGTTGAAAAATTAGGAGGATTATTCCAATAA